A DNA window from Fragaria vesca subsp. vesca linkage group LG3, FraVesHawaii_1.0, whole genome shotgun sequence contains the following coding sequences:
- the LOC101312032 gene encoding apoptosis inhibitor 5-like: MAADPSDEAKHIEKLYEFGERLNESKDKSQNVEDYQGIISAAKTSMKAKQLAAQLIPRFFKFFPALSSPAIDTHLDLIEEEELGVRVQAIRGLPLFCKDTPEHISKIVDILVQLLHADEFVERDAVHKALMALLRQDVKASLTALFKHIGSVDEPSQDDIIREKVLSFIRDKVFPIKAEVLKPQEEMERHITDLIKKSLEDVTGAEFRMFMDFLKGLSIFGDKALKERMVELIGIIEGQADLDAQFNVSDADHIDRLISCLFMALPFIVRGASSSKFLNYLNKHILPVSDKLPDERRLDLLKALAEVAPFTTPQDSRQILPSVVQLLKKNMPRRKTGEEFNFTYVECLLYTFHHLAHKVPNATNSLCGYKIVTGQPSDRLGEDFTEQYKEFTERLSYVEELTRATMKKLTQGMAEKNKAMAAAKSDEAKDTIKTEKQNTTTGLRTCNNILAMTKALHSKAPSFIGDKSINLSWKEVPKPAVTSSTPATGGKRPGSAANGSGNPSKKGRGAGGIQHQLVNRAFEGLSHGGRSGGTRGRGRGWGGRGRGRGYNR; the protein is encoded by the exons ATGGCGGCTGACCCCTCCGACGAGGCCAAGCACATCGAGAAGCTCTACGAGTTCGGCGAGCGCCTCAATGAGTCCAAGGACAAGTCCCAG AACGTGGAGGACTACCAGGGGATTATAAGTGCGGCAAAGACGAGCATGAAGGCCAAGCAGCTCGCTGCACAGCTTATTCCCAGGTTCTTCAAGTTCTTCCCCGCGCTTTCGTCGCCGGCGATTGACACTCACCTTGATTTGATTGAAGAAGAAGAGCTTGGG GTTCGAGTGCAAGCTATTCGGGGGCTTCCCCTTTTCTGCAAGGACACCCCTGAACACATCTCGAAGATTGTTGACATTCTTGTGCAACTCCTTCACGCTG ATGAGTTTGTGGAGCGTGATGCTGTGCATAAGGCTCTTATGGCTCTTTTGAGGCAGGATGTGAAAG CTTCTTTGACAGCCTTGTTCAAGCACATTGGAAGTGTTGATGAACCAAGCCAAGATGATATTATTCGTGAGAAAGTCCTAAGCTTCATCAGAGATAAG GTATTTCCTATTAAAGCTGAAGTTTTGAAGCCTCAGGAGGAAATGGAGAGGCATATTACTGACTTAATAAAAAAG AGTTTAGAAGATGTAACTGGAGCAGAATTTAGAATGTTCATGGACTTCTTAAAAGGTTTGAGCATCTTTGGGGACAAAGCTCTGAAAGAACGGATGGTAGAACTTATTGGAATTATTGAAGGACAAGCTGATTTAGATGCTCAATTCAAT GTTTCAGACGCAGACCATATTGACAGGTTGATATCTTGCCTATTTATGGCTCTGCCATTTATTGTG AGAGGGGCATCAAGCAGCAAATTCCTCAACTATCTGAACAAACACATCCTTCCTGTTTCGGATAAG CTTCCTGATGAACGAAGGCTAGATTTGCTCAAGGCCCTTGCAGAAGTTGCACCATTCACCACACCACAAGATTCACGTCAGATTCTTCCTTCTGTGGTTCAGCTGTTAAAG AAAAACATGCCCCGGAGAAAGACTGGAGAGGAGTTCAATTTCACTTATGTCGAATGCTTGTTGTACACATTTCACCATCTTGCTCACAAG GTTCCAAATGCTACCAACAGTTTATGCGGTTACAAGATAGTAACTGGACAACCATCGGATAGGCTTGGTGAGGACTTCACAGAACAGTATAAGGAGTTCACAGAGAG GTTGAGTTACGTGGAGGAGTTAACTAGGGCTACCATGAAGAAATTAACACAGGGGATGGCCGAAAAGAACAAGGCGATGGCAGCTGCAAAATCTGATGAAGCAAAGGATACCATT AAAACTGAAAAGCAGAATACTACAACTGGGTTGCGAACCTGCAACAACATATTGGCAATGACAAAG GCACTGCATTCAAAAGCACCTTCGTTTATTGGTGACAAGAGCATCAACCTATCTTGGAAAGAAGTGCCAAAACCTGCTGTGACTTCAAGCACACCTGCCACAGG TGGAAAGCGACCTGGTAGTGCTGCCAATGGATCTGGCAATCCTTCAAAGAAGGGCCGTGGAGCTGGTGGAATACAACATCAGCTTGTTAATAGAGCATTTGAAGGGTTATCTCATGGTGGAAGGAGTGGCGGGACAAGGGGCAGAGGCAGAGGGTGGGGTGGACGTGGAAGAGGAAGGGGTTACAACAGATAG